A single Chryseobacterium sp. DNA region contains:
- the accB gene encoding acetyl-CoA carboxylase biotin carboxyl carrier protein — protein MDIKDIQNLIKFVSKAEVSEVKYKTKDFEITIKTPLAGSEAVYAQPAVYHTAPQAVAAPAPAATPSAAPAEKAEAASDDSKYVAIKSPMIGTFYRKPSPDKDVFINVGDEVSSGKVVCVIEAMKLFNQIESEISGKIVKILVDDATPVEYDQPLFLVDPS, from the coding sequence ATGGACATTAAAGACATACAAAATCTTATTAAGTTTGTATCTAAGGCTGAAGTTTCAGAGGTGAAATACAAAACTAAAGATTTCGAAATCACTATTAAAACTCCATTAGCTGGAAGCGAAGCTGTTTATGCACAACCTGCAGTATACCACACTGCTCCTCAGGCAGTAGCTGCTCCGGCACCTGCTGCAACTCCGTCTGCTGCACCTGCTGAGAAAGCTGAAGCAGCGTCTGATGACAGCAAATACGTAGCGATCAAATCTCCGATGATCGGTACTTTCTATAGAAAACCTTCGCCTGATAAAGATGTATTCATCAATGTAGGAGATGAAGTTTCTTCCGGTAAAGTAGTTTGCGTAATTGAAGCTATGAAATTGTTCAACCAGATCGAATCTGAAATCAGCGGAAAAATCGTTAAAATCTTAGTTGACGATGCTACCCCTGTAGAATATGACCAACCCTTATTCTTAGTAGATCCATCTTAA
- a CDS encoding class I SAM-dependent methyltransferase → MKDFIEKKLIEIGFSFIFCNVCGSIRKIKIRTKNLREDATCKKCDSNSRKRHLAEVILELINTKNSSSYNSLKAIKEDSGITIYNVESNGALHHYLKHIKNYVCSEYFGPYETQGREKNGILNVDLMNIPFENNTFDLIISTEVFEHIPDPYKAFHEVHRILKKGGSHIFTVPYYENGEKDEVRAFLNDHNELVYTMEPQYHGDPIRSDEGILVYTIFAKEMQQKLESIGFKVAVNKKRSITKGILGSNNLVFITTKL, encoded by the coding sequence ATGAAAGATTTTATAGAGAAGAAATTAATTGAAATAGGATTTAGTTTTATATTCTGTAATGTATGTGGAAGCATCAGAAAAATAAAAATAAGAACTAAGAACTTACGAGAAGATGCTACATGTAAAAAATGTGATTCTAACTCGAGGAAAAGGCACCTTGCAGAGGTCATTTTAGAATTAATCAATACTAAAAATAGTAGCTCTTACAATAGTCTGAAAGCAATTAAAGAAGATTCGGGAATTACTATTTATAATGTTGAATCTAACGGAGCTCTTCATCATTATCTGAAACATATTAAGAACTATGTTTGCAGTGAATATTTTGGACCTTATGAAACTCAGGGTAGAGAGAAGAATGGGATCTTAAATGTGGATTTGATGAATATCCCATTTGAAAATAATACATTTGATCTGATTATATCAACAGAAGTTTTTGAACATATTCCGGATCCTTATAAAGCATTTCATGAAGTCCATAGAATATTAAAAAAGGGCGGTTCACATATTTTTACAGTACCTTATTATGAAAATGGAGAAAAGGATGAGGTAAGGGCTTTTTTAAATGATCATAATGAACTTGTCTATACTATGGAACCTCAATACCACGGAGATCCTATTAGAAGTGATGAAGGTATTTTAGTGTATACGATCTTTGCAAAAGAAATGCAGCAAAAATTAGAGTCTATCGGATTTAAAGTAGCTGTAAATAAAAAAAGAAGTATTACCAAAGGTATTTTAGGCAGTAATAATCTTGTTTTTATAACAACTAAACTATAA
- a CDS encoding DUF5672 family protein yields the protein MVDIIIPIYKEIPEGDDLISLNQVFHILGSYKITFIHPQSLSLEAYKKYDASFMSFDDHYFKGIFGYNQLMMNIRFYQSFSEKYILIYQSDCFVFKDDLIDWCQKDYDYIGAPWIRSSEQIPFLKLFFDKTISKIKSIINFKGNGKWQKDKSLLYNSVGNGGLSLRKREKCIEVLEKIPEVVDIYLHPKNSGPFYAEDVFFSIEPERNGIIFSKPNYKEACLFSIENKQEKAMKINKGELPFGCHRWNKEKDFWRPYFSKAGYSI from the coding sequence TTGGTAGATATTATTATTCCAATATATAAAGAAATACCTGAGGGAGATGACTTGATTTCACTCAATCAGGTATTTCATATTTTAGGAAGTTACAAGATTACGTTTATACATCCTCAGAGCCTGTCTCTGGAGGCTTATAAAAAATATGATGCTTCATTTATGAGTTTTGATGACCATTACTTTAAGGGTATTTTTGGTTACAATCAGCTCATGATGAACATCCGTTTTTATCAAAGTTTTTCAGAAAAATATATACTAATTTATCAATCTGACTGTTTTGTATTTAAAGATGACCTTATAGATTGGTGTCAAAAAGACTATGATTATATTGGTGCACCCTGGATACGAAGTTCAGAACAGATTCCTTTTTTGAAATTATTTTTTGATAAAACCATTTCAAAAATAAAGTCAATCATTAACTTTAAGGGAAATGGGAAATGGCAAAAAGACAAATCACTGTTGTATAACAGTGTAGGCAATGGAGGATTATCTTTAAGAAAAAGAGAAAAGTGTATAGAAGTTCTTGAAAAGATTCCGGAAGTGGTAGATATTTATCTACATCCTAAAAATTCCGGCCCATTTTATGCTGAAGATGTATTTTTCAGCATCGAACCTGAAAGAAATGGTATAATTTTTTCTAAACCTAATTATAAGGAGGCCTGTCTCTTCTCTATTGAGAACAAACAGGAAAAAGCAATGAAAATCAATAAAGGAGAACTTCCTTTTGGCTGCCATAGATGGAATAAGGAGAAAGATTTCTGGAGACCTTATTTTTCTAAAGCAGGATATTCAATATAA
- the pdxA gene encoding 4-hydroxythreonine-4-phosphate dehydrogenase PdxA, with translation MSPKNHKVRVGISIGDFNGIGPEIIMKSLIDKTITDFFTPIIFGSGKLFTYQKNIFKLNLNFNYINEASQAQAGKLNMVNLTKDNVNVELGVPTEESTKMAIDSLEAATEALMKGDIDVLVTAPINKDEMVKMGFKHAGHTGYFEEKFNKKGLMFLVTEDLKVAVSTHHIPISKIAENISKEKIKKQIKVLNQTLIEDFCIQKPKIAVLGLNPHAGDGGVIGNEEIEIIGPAIQELSDNGILAFGPFPADSFFQPNKYRNFDAVLAMYHDQGLAPFKTLAYEEGVNYTAGLPFIRTSPDHGVAYDIAGKNIADEQSFTEAIFTAIKVFKNRSEYSELMTNRLQPRKMVVDNGIDEDLPEETEA, from the coding sequence ATGAGCCCAAAAAACCATAAAGTACGAGTAGGAATTTCAATTGGCGATTTCAACGGCATAGGTCCCGAAATCATCATGAAGTCTCTGATAGACAAAACCATTACGGATTTCTTCACTCCGATCATTTTTGGTTCAGGAAAATTATTCACTTATCAGAAAAATATTTTTAAGCTGAATCTTAATTTCAACTACATCAACGAAGCATCCCAGGCCCAGGCAGGGAAACTCAATATGGTAAACCTGACCAAGGACAACGTTAATGTAGAGTTGGGAGTTCCCACGGAAGAGTCCACAAAAATGGCGATTGATTCTTTAGAAGCAGCAACAGAAGCTTTAATGAAAGGAGATATTGATGTGCTTGTCACTGCTCCGATCAATAAAGATGAAATGGTAAAAATGGGATTCAAGCATGCCGGACATACCGGATATTTTGAAGAAAAATTCAATAAAAAAGGATTAATGTTCCTTGTTACCGAAGATCTTAAAGTAGCTGTTTCCACCCATCACATCCCTATTTCGAAGATTGCAGAAAATATTTCCAAAGAAAAGATCAAGAAGCAGATCAAGGTATTAAACCAAACCCTGATTGAAGATTTCTGCATTCAAAAGCCTAAAATTGCAGTGCTGGGCCTTAATCCACATGCAGGTGACGGCGGAGTCATCGGGAATGAGGAAATTGAAATAATCGGACCTGCTATTCAGGAACTTTCGGACAATGGAATCCTGGCATTTGGCCCTTTCCCTGCTGACAGTTTCTTTCAACCGAACAAATACAGAAACTTCGATGCTGTTTTAGCGATGTATCATGACCAGGGACTAGCCCCGTTCAAAACATTAGCTTATGAAGAGGGGGTGAATTATACAGCCGGACTTCCTTTTATCAGAACTTCTCCGGATCATGGGGTTGCCTATGATATTGCGGGGAAAAATATTGCAGATGAACAGAGTTTTACAGAAGCTATTTTCACGGCAATTAAAGTTTTTAAGAACAGAAGTGAATACAGTGAACTGATGACCAACCGCCTTCAGCCAAGAAAAATGGTTGTAGACAACGGAATAGATGAAGACCTTCCTGAGGAAACTGAAGCATAA
- a CDS encoding DUF177 domain-containing protein, translating into MDKLRNYDVSFSGLKNGKHEFKFEIDKTFFQLFDTEQEFTNPRIEVNVFLDKHTTFLEFEIKIKGWVELVCDITNEDFDYPIENEIKILVNFGEEYDDSNEDVITIPTGEHAFNTAHLIYENVMLSIPMKKISPNVSDEDLQILDQFSPKDIAETEEEEHESDPRWEALRKLKDNN; encoded by the coding sequence ATGGACAAGTTAAGAAACTATGACGTAAGCTTTTCCGGACTTAAAAACGGAAAACACGAGTTCAAGTTTGAGATAGATAAAACGTTCTTTCAATTATTTGACACTGAGCAGGAATTTACAAATCCTAGAATAGAAGTGAATGTCTTCCTTGATAAGCACACTACTTTTTTAGAATTTGAGATTAAAATAAAAGGATGGGTTGAACTGGTTTGTGACATTACAAATGAAGATTTCGACTATCCTATAGAGAATGAGATCAAGATTCTGGTAAATTTTGGAGAGGAATATGATGACAGCAATGAAGATGTCATTACGATTCCTACCGGAGAGCATGCTTTCAATACAGCCCATTTGATTTATGAAAATGTAATGCTTTCCATTCCTATGAAAAAGATTTCACCAAATGTAAGTGATGAAGATCTGCAAATTCTTGATCAGTTCAGTCCGAAAGATATAGCGGAAACTGAAGAGGAAGAACATGAAAGTGACCCGAGATGGGAAGCGTTAAGAAAATTAAAAGACAATAATTAA
- the rocD gene encoding ornithine--oxo-acid transaminase → MSTAEKTKNSQYFIDLEDKHGAHNYHPLPVVLDRGEGVFVWDVEGKRYYDFLSAYSAVNQGHSHPKIVEALVEQAQKLALTSRAFYNSKLGEYEQKITSLFGFDKVLPMNSGAEAVETAVKLARKWSYEVKGISENAAKIIVCENNFHGRTTTIVSFSNDPDANQNYGPFTPGFIKIPYNDTAALEEVLNREAGNIAAFLVEPIQGEAGVYVPDENFLKNASALCKKHNVLFIADEVQTGIARTGKLIACHHENVQPDILILGKALSGGMYPVSAVLANESIMNVIKPGQHGSTFGGNPIACAVAVAALDVVADEKLSERAEELGQLFRAEIEKLIEKSDLITKVRGKGLLNAILINDTPESSTAWNLCLQLKENGLLAKPTHGNIIRLAPPLVITEEQLLDCVKIIEKTVLEYSK, encoded by the coding sequence ATGTCAACAGCAGAAAAAACAAAAAACTCACAGTATTTTATTGACCTTGAAGACAAACATGGAGCACACAACTATCACCCTCTTCCAGTAGTTCTGGACCGTGGAGAAGGCGTTTTCGTTTGGGATGTAGAGGGCAAGAGATATTATGATTTTCTTTCAGCATATTCTGCTGTAAACCAAGGACATTCTCACCCCAAAATTGTGGAAGCCTTGGTAGAACAGGCTCAAAAGCTGGCATTGACATCAAGAGCATTCTATAACTCTAAATTAGGGGAATATGAACAAAAAATCACGTCTCTTTTTGGATTTGATAAAGTTCTTCCAATGAATTCCGGAGCTGAGGCTGTGGAAACGGCTGTAAAACTGGCCAGAAAGTGGAGTTATGAAGTAAAAGGAATTTCAGAAAACGCAGCAAAAATTATTGTTTGCGAAAATAACTTCCATGGGAGGACTACCACCATCGTTTCTTTTTCTAATGATCCTGATGCTAACCAGAATTATGGCCCTTTTACCCCTGGATTTATCAAAATTCCTTACAATGATACTGCAGCATTGGAAGAGGTTCTGAACAGAGAAGCAGGAAATATCGCCGCATTTTTAGTAGAACCTATTCAAGGGGAAGCCGGAGTATATGTTCCGGATGAAAACTTCCTTAAAAATGCTTCTGCACTTTGTAAAAAACACAATGTACTTTTCATTGCGGATGAAGTTCAAACGGGTATTGCAAGAACCGGAAAACTGATCGCTTGCCATCATGAAAATGTACAGCCGGATATTTTGATCTTAGGAAAAGCGCTTTCCGGAGGAATGTATCCTGTATCAGCGGTATTGGCCAATGAAAGCATTATGAATGTTATCAAGCCGGGGCAACACGGTTCTACATTTGGCGGAAATCCTATTGCATGTGCTGTAGCAGTAGCAGCTTTAGACGTTGTTGCTGATGAAAAGTTATCCGAAAGAGCGGAAGAGCTTGGACAGCTGTTCAGAGCTGAAATTGAAAAATTAATTGAAAAGAGTGACCTTATTACCAAAGTAAGAGGGAAAGGACTTTTAAATGCTATTCTTATCAATGATACTCCTGAAAGTTCTACCGCATGGAATCTTTGTTTACAGTTAAAAGAAAACGGGTTACTGGCAAAACCTACCCATGGTAACATCATCAGACTGGCACCGCCATTGGTAATTACTGAAGAGCAGTTACTGGATTGTGTGAAAATTATTGAAAAAACGGTATTAGAATATTCAAAGTAA
- the rpmF gene encoding 50S ribosomal protein L32, giving the protein MAHPKRRQSSTRRDKRRTHYKAVVPQLAKDATTGELHLYHRAHWHEGKLYYRGKVVLEKEVAATEEN; this is encoded by the coding sequence ATGGCACATCCAAAGAGAAGACAGTCGTCTACAAGAAGAGATAAGAGAAGAACTCACTACAAAGCTGTAGTTCCTCAATTAGCTAAAGATGCAACAACAGGAGAGCTTCACCTATACCACAGAGCTCACTGGCATGAAGGAAAATTGTACTACAGAGGTAAAGTAGTATTGGAAAAAGAAGTAGCTGCTACTGAAGAAAACTAA
- a CDS encoding glycosyltransferase family 2 protein, which yields MKTSVALCTYNGEKYITSQLNSILSQTIAVDEIIVCDDGSSDSTMDIVQLYKEKHPSVFKVYRNEKNLRSVKNFEKAISLCTHEIIFLSDQDDVWENNKVEAHLNYFGQHPNIQVIATNGYCIDNHDEKKEMYSFWDVPAIAKSTDTDYTIRDTLSKVANIATGASMSLRKSFLPEIIPFPNAPHLHHDEWMAFIASQKDAFAMLNEKLFSYRIHDSQQIGGVFFTKNKQSLLFLKRTFGLIQDFKGLSKYIKRLSNTYKRNRLYLQLQPRHHEMIENNMKDIEKVYAEKVTLMKQLYPVRSRVLLFTDIFKNKRRL from the coding sequence ATGAAAACTTCAGTTGCGCTATGTACCTACAATGGGGAAAAATATATAACGTCACAGCTCAACTCTATTTTGAGCCAAACAATAGCCGTAGACGAGATCATTGTATGCGATGACGGTTCTAGTGACTCCACCATGGACATTGTACAGCTTTATAAAGAAAAGCATCCTTCTGTTTTCAAAGTTTACCGTAATGAAAAAAATCTCCGCAGTGTAAAGAATTTTGAGAAGGCCATTTCTTTATGCACTCATGAAATTATATTCCTTAGCGATCAGGATGATGTATGGGAAAACAATAAGGTTGAAGCTCATCTCAATTATTTTGGGCAGCACCCCAACATACAGGTTATAGCGACTAACGGATACTGTATCGACAATCATGACGAAAAAAAAGAGATGTATTCCTTTTGGGATGTTCCTGCCATTGCAAAATCAACCGATACAGATTATACTATAAGAGACACTCTTTCTAAGGTAGCCAATATTGCGACCGGAGCCTCTATGTCTTTAAGAAAATCTTTTCTGCCGGAAATAATTCCTTTTCCCAATGCACCTCATCTCCACCATGATGAATGGATGGCTTTCATTGCCTCTCAAAAAGATGCTTTTGCTATGCTCAATGAAAAGCTATTTTCTTACAGAATCCATGACAGCCAGCAAATTGGCGGTGTTTTCTTTACTAAAAACAAGCAATCTTTATTATTTCTTAAACGTACGTTTGGCCTGATTCAGGACTTTAAAGGGTTATCTAAATACATCAAGCGTCTAAGCAACACTTATAAAAGGAACAGGCTCTATCTTCAGCTTCAGCCCAGGCATCATGAAATGATAGAAAATAATATGAAGGACATCGAAAAGGTATATGCTGAAAAGGTAACATTAATGAAACAACTGTATCCTGTACGATCAAGAGTTTTACTGTTCACTGATATTTTTAAAAATAAAAGGAGACTGTAA
- the accC gene encoding acetyl-CoA carboxylase biotin carboxylase subunit, whose product MFKKILIANRGEIAMRILRTCKEMGIKTVAVYSTADKDSLHVRFADEAVCIGPAMSKDSYLKIPNIIAAAEITNADAIHPGYGFLSENANFSRICQKNGIKFIGASPEQIEKMGDKANAKATMKAAGVPCVPGSDGLIESYEHAVKIAEETGYPVMIKATAGGGGKGMRAVWKAEDLKDHWESAIQEAVAAFGNGGMYMEKLIEEPRHIEIQVAGDQFGKACHLSERDCSVQRRNQKLTEETPSPFMTDELREKMGDAAVKAAEFIGYEGVGTIEFLVDKHRNFYFMEMNTRIQVEHPITEQVIDYDLIREQILLAAGTPISGINYYPKLHSIECRINAEDPYADFRPSPGKITGLNIPGGHGIRVDTHVYSGYSIPSNYDSMIAKLITTAQTREEAIAKMRRALEEFYIEGVKTTIPFHRQLMDNEDYLAGNYTTKFMEDFVMDKKYDNH is encoded by the coding sequence ATGTTCAAAAAAATATTAATAGCCAATCGTGGCGAAATTGCAATGCGTATTTTACGTACTTGTAAAGAAATGGGGATCAAAACCGTTGCGGTTTATTCAACTGCTGATAAAGACAGTCTTCACGTAAGATTTGCTGATGAAGCAGTTTGTATCGGTCCTGCAATGAGCAAAGACTCCTATCTTAAAATCCCTAATATCATTGCGGCAGCAGAAATTACAAATGCTGATGCCATTCACCCAGGGTATGGATTCTTATCTGAGAATGCCAACTTCTCAAGAATTTGTCAGAAAAACGGGATCAAATTCATTGGTGCTTCTCCTGAACAGATTGAGAAAATGGGAGATAAGGCGAATGCTAAAGCTACCATGAAGGCTGCAGGGGTACCATGTGTACCTGGTTCTGACGGTCTTATCGAATCTTACGAACACGCTGTAAAAATTGCTGAAGAAACCGGATACCCGGTAATGATCAAGGCAACTGCCGGCGGCGGCGGTAAAGGGATGAGAGCGGTTTGGAAAGCTGAAGACCTTAAAGATCACTGGGAATCGGCTATTCAGGAAGCTGTGGCAGCCTTCGGAAACGGAGGGATGTACATGGAAAAACTGATTGAAGAGCCCAGACACATTGAAATCCAGGTTGCAGGAGACCAGTTTGGTAAAGCTTGCCACCTTTCTGAAAGAGACTGTTCTGTACAGAGAAGAAATCAGAAACTGACTGAAGAAACACCGTCTCCGTTTATGACAGACGAACTTCGTGAGAAAATGGGTGACGCTGCTGTAAAGGCTGCAGAATTCATTGGATACGAAGGAGTAGGTACTATCGAATTCCTTGTAGACAAACACAGAAATTTCTATTTCATGGAAATGAACACAAGAATCCAGGTAGAGCACCCTATTACTGAGCAGGTGATTGATTATGATCTGATCAGAGAACAAATTCTTCTTGCAGCAGGAACTCCTATTTCAGGAATCAACTATTACCCTAAATTACATTCTATCGAGTGCAGAATCAATGCAGAAGATCCTTATGCTGACTTCAGACCGTCTCCGGGAAAAATCACAGGATTAAATATCCCTGGCGGACACGGAATCAGGGTGGATACTCACGTTTATTCAGGATACAGCATCCCTTCTAATTATGACTCAATGATTGCTAAGCTTATTACTACGGCTCAAACCCGCGAGGAAGCTATTGCAAAAATGAGAAGAGCATTAGAGGAATTCTATATTGAAGGGGTAAAAACAACAATTCCTTTCCACAGACAGCTGATGGATAATGAAGATTATCTTGCAGGAAACTACACTACGAAATTCATGGAGGATTTTGTAATGGATAAAAAATATGATAATCACTAA
- a CDS encoding glycosyltransferase, with protein sequence MGIKRFFKNKIKDYKFIKNKRKIAINHFDLDFFKNYQFNLNTNSHSPEVSIIIPVYNQIRYTLNCLYTIEQYDKNISKEIIIINDNSSDETLEFLSKIQGITIINNAENLGFLRNVNKGIQASKGKYIYLLNNDTEVQENYLSSLVDVFDTKENVGAVGSKMIFADNTLQEAGCLIFKGCEIVNLGRFNSIDHPSYNFLRKVDYCSGCSLLFKRLDTNGNLNLLDEEFLPAYYEETDFCQRLKYIQNLDIYYQPKSEILHFENISYTGKNSNKELLLEKNAKKFKERWNSKFEGDKFLDIDNRKHLNVYKNYQKPTILFLEESMPKYDQDSGSRRLDEIFKILIANNHKILLGIPAFNDTDKKYIEYCESLGIEVFQDFVTPKNKMVKINDQIIEKLPLIDLIWIFRPNGFKNWHKVLKNHITKQKLIYDMVDLHYLRVEREKEYMPVTPKMEKKNQKTKELEYAAMRNSDAVAAISDVEKGIVSQNGIDINKVHVVSNFHTVDQVNKNGFEDRNGLLFIGGFRHLPNIDALKFLVEDIMPLVWQKNDRIFVNVIGPELSEELTRKYSSEKVKILGYQETVDEWFESSRVFVAPLRYGAGVKGKIGQALEYELPIVTTPIGVEGMNLQNNVHALVSDINDAQAFANNILELYSNEDMWNTLKGNSKKALYPFSREVQGKNVLELISSLYLDKK encoded by the coding sequence ATGGGAATTAAAAGATTTTTTAAAAATAAAATAAAGGACTATAAATTTATCAAAAACAAAAGGAAAATTGCGATCAACCACTTTGATTTAGACTTCTTTAAAAATTATCAATTTAATCTCAATACGAATTCTCATTCTCCTGAAGTTTCCATTATTATTCCTGTCTATAATCAGATCAGATATACACTTAACTGCTTGTATACCATAGAACAGTACGACAAAAATATTTCCAAAGAAATTATTATTATTAATGATAACAGTTCGGATGAAACATTGGAGTTTTTAAGTAAAATTCAGGGAATCACCATTATTAACAATGCTGAGAATCTTGGTTTTTTAAGAAATGTAAATAAAGGAATTCAGGCATCAAAAGGGAAGTATATCTATTTATTGAATAATGACACTGAAGTTCAGGAAAATTATCTGAGCTCATTGGTGGATGTTTTTGATACCAAAGAAAATGTAGGTGCCGTCGGGTCAAAAATGATTTTTGCAGATAATACCTTGCAGGAGGCAGGCTGCTTAATTTTTAAGGGCTGTGAAATCGTCAACCTGGGAAGATTCAATTCTATTGACCATCCCTCCTACAATTTTTTAAGAAAAGTTGATTATTGCTCCGGATGCAGCTTATTATTTAAAAGACTTGACACAAACGGAAATTTAAATCTATTGGATGAAGAGTTTTTGCCTGCTTATTATGAAGAAACTGATTTTTGCCAAAGATTGAAATATATTCAGAATCTGGATATTTATTATCAACCGAAATCTGAAATCTTACATTTCGAAAATATAAGCTATACCGGAAAAAACAGCAATAAAGAACTGTTGCTTGAAAAAAATGCAAAGAAATTTAAAGAGCGGTGGAATTCTAAATTTGAAGGCGATAAATTTTTAGATATCGATAACAGAAAACATCTGAATGTCTATAAGAATTATCAAAAACCCACCATTCTGTTTCTGGAAGAATCCATGCCGAAATATGATCAGGATAGCGGTTCAAGAAGGCTGGATGAAATTTTTAAAATCCTGATCGCCAATAATCATAAGATCCTGCTGGGAATTCCGGCATTTAACGATACTGATAAAAAATACATAGAGTATTGTGAATCTCTGGGGATCGAAGTTTTTCAGGACTTTGTCACTCCTAAAAATAAAATGGTAAAAATCAATGACCAGATCATTGAAAAATTACCTCTTATTGATTTAATATGGATCTTCAGACCCAATGGCTTTAAAAACTGGCATAAAGTGCTTAAAAACCATATCACCAAACAAAAACTGATCTATGATATGGTGGATCTGCATTATTTGCGGGTGGAAAGAGAGAAGGAATATATGCCGGTTACTCCGAAAATGGAGAAGAAAAATCAAAAGACAAAAGAACTGGAATATGCAGCGATGAGAAATTCTGATGCAGTGGCGGCTATTAGCGATGTAGAAAAAGGGATCGTCTCCCAAAACGGGATTGATATCAATAAAGTTCATGTAGTAAGCAATTTCCATACAGTGGATCAGGTGAATAAGAATGGATTTGAAGATAGGAATGGTTTGTTATTTATCGGTGGCTTCAGGCATCTTCCGAATATAGATGCATTAAAGTTTCTTGTTGAGGATATAATGCCGTTAGTATGGCAAAAAAATGATCGTATTTTTGTAAATGTGATTGGTCCTGAATTATCAGAAGAACTGACCAGAAAATACAGTTCCGAAAAAGTAAAGATATTGGGATATCAGGAAACAGTGGATGAATGGTTTGAATCATCCCGGGTTTTTGTGGCTCCTTTGCGTTATGGAGCGGGGGTTAAAGGAAAGATCGGACAGGCTTTGGAATATGAGCTGCCTATTGTAACCACCCCAATAGGAGTGGAGGGAATGAACCTGCAAAATAATGTTCATGCACTGGTAAGCGATATTAATGATGCACAGGCATTTGCCAATAATATCCTTGAGCTGTATTCGAATGAAGACATGTGGAATACGCTGAAAGGTAATTCTAAAAAGGCTTTGTATCCTTTTTCCAGAGAAGTACAGGGAAAAAATGTACTGGAGCTGATTTCCAGTTTGTATTTGGATAAGAAATAA